In the Nicotiana tabacum cultivar K326 chromosome 16, ASM71507v2, whole genome shotgun sequence genome, one interval contains:
- the LOC107770025 gene encoding uncharacterized protein LOC107770025 has product MSDDFDSHAVSASTESHSVSSNIKGHQLQTDSHSFTEKTSIDDIGCNLNLGASEVKDNTLVPKVTDFLTQCGILADESINKEEDKGSIEENLLGSKDDGTVRCSLKIEVIDDTSMFDISQVGKSCTVDQRLRGFDRKSARNRKKNNAIHQVEKENGEKTVARKAKHSNMEEAKEKNLRKGGGEEKRVYCRKELEILRFIGMEEQRKKWAEVYIGLDDTVQKEYDGLVDSYTQKHIRRPRRHIGKENTPAISGNDHSEHLHDQECNVNEESDDSDDDYSSIQRPAFIVTGEPDFDSGPPEDGLEYLRRVRWEASQLPKVKVAKVEGSRPNKEHTYYMPQIPDIASCLEHLLPLKEWEEAFLADFSELRQDLSRLPANIGTSSQLHSATFVDQEHSSNQLPESIILDKFDALMPGEDESYLCDAGDDSALGNSIPMSSLAEKFVNGPTVSVILQMDAVARVTMLRKRITAVQSMTTLSRDDCLWLFALCTAVDTPLDADTCAALRSLLRKCATLRADKSKLDDEVIMLNMLITISGSYFGQSEQ; this is encoded by the exons ATGTCCGACGATTTCGATTCTCATGCTGTTTCAGCTTCCACAGAGTCCCACTCTGTTTCTTCCAACATCAAAGGACACCAACTTCAAACCGACTCCCATTCTTTCACAGAGAAGACAAGCATTGATGATATCGGCTGTAATCTCAATTTGGGTGCCTCTGAAGTCAAAGACAATACCCTTGTGCCCAAAGTTACAGATTTTTTGACCCAATGTGGAATATTGGCTGATGAATCCATCAATAAAGAAGAAGACAAGGGGAGTATTGAAGAGAATTTGTTGGGGTCCAAAGATGACGGGACTGTGCGGTGTTCACTGAAGATTGAAGTAATTGATGATACATCAATGTTTGATATCTCTCAAGTTGGAAAAAGTTGCACTGTTGATCAAAGATTGAGGGGTTTTGATAGGAAATCAGCAAGAAATAGGAAGAAAAATAATGCAATTCATCAAGTggaaaaagagaatggagaaaaAACGGTGGCAAGAAAAGCAAAACATAGTAATATGGAAGAAGCCAAAGAAAAGAATTTGAGGaaaggaggaggagaagagaaaAGGGTTTATTGTAGAAAGGAGTTGGAAATTTTGAGGTTTATTGGAATGGAAGAACAGAGGAAAAAGTGGGCTGAGGTGTACATTGGGCTTGATGATACTGTGCAAAAGGAGTACGATGGCCTCGTTGATTCTTATACTCAAAAGCACATCCGCCGGCCTCGTAGACACATTGGAAAAGAAAATACCCCTGCAATTTCTG GTAATGACCATTCAGAGCACTTGCATGATCAAGAATGCAATGTTAATGAAGAAAGTGATGATAGCGATGATGATTATAGTAGCATTCAAAGACCTGCCTTTATAGTTACAGGAGAGCCGGACTTCGATTCTGGTCCTCCTGAAGATGGACTTGAGTATCTTCGGCGTGTCAG GTGGGAAGCATCACAGTTGCCCAAAGTGAAGGTTGCAAAGGTTGAAGGCAGTAGACCTAACAAAGAACATACGTATTACATGCCCCAAATTCCTGATATTGCAAGCTGTCTAGAGCACTTGTTACCGCTCAAGGAGTGGGAGGAAGCATTCCTTGCTGATTTTTCAGAGTTAAGACAG GATTTATCACGTTTGCCAGCTAATATTGGAACTTCCAGCCAGCTGCATTCTGCAACTTTTGTTGATCAAGAACACTCTTCAAATCAGCTTCCTGAGAGCATTATTCTGGATAAGTTTGATGCTTTAATGCCAGGTGAAGACGAGTCTTACCTATGTGATGCTGGTGATGATTCTGCCTTGGGAAATTCCATACCTATGTCATCTCTTGCCGAAAAATTTGTCAACGGCCCTACCGTATCTGTTATCTTACAAATGGATGCTGTAGCTCGCGTTACAATGTTAAGGAAGAGAATTACAGCTGTACAAAGCATGACCACTCTTTCAAGGGACGACTGCTTATGGTTGTTTGCTCTGTGCACTGCGGTTGATACTCCTCTTGATGCCGATACATGTGCAGCGCTGCGGTCATTACTCCGGAAATGTGCAACCTTGAGAGCTGACAAGTCCAAACTCGATGATGAAGTTATTATGCTAAATATGTTGATCACAATATCTGGCAGCTATTTTGGACAGTCAGAACAATGA